The following are from one region of the Salmo trutta chromosome 22, fSalTru1.1, whole genome shotgun sequence genome:
- the LOC115158015 gene encoding transcription factor BTF3 homolog 4-like — MNQEKLAKLQAQVRIGGKGSARRKKKVVHRTATADDKKLQSSLKKLAVNNIAGIEEVNMIKDDGSVIHFNNPKVQASLSANTFAITGHAETKQLTEMLPGILSQLGADSLTSLRKLAEQFPRQVLDSKTPKAEDIEEEDDDVPDLVENFDEASKNEAN; from the exons ATGAACCAAGAAAAATTAGCAAAACTTCAAGCCCAGGTCCGGATAGGAGGAAAG GGCTCGGCACGTAGGAAGAAGAAGGTCGTACACAGAACGGCAACAGCCGACGACAAAAAACTTCAGAGTTCGTTAAAGAAATTAGCTGTCAACAACATTGCTGGTATTGAAGAG GTAAACATGATCAAGGATGACGGCTCAGTGATCCACTTCAACAACCCCAAAGTGCAGGCGTCTCTGTCGGCCAACACTTTCGCTATCACCGGCCACGCCGAGACCAAGCAGCTCACGGAGATGCTGCCGGGCATCCTCAGCCAGCTGGGCGCCGACAGCCTCACCAGCCTGCGCAAACTAGCAGAGCAGTTCCCTCGACAAG tGCTTGACAGCAAAACCCCTAAAGCAGAAGATATTGAAGAAGAAGATGACGATGTCCCAG ACCTGGTGGAGAATTTTGACGAAGCATCAAAGAATGAGGCAAACTGA